A stretch of the Pseudorasbora parva isolate DD20220531a chromosome 13, ASM2467924v1, whole genome shotgun sequence genome encodes the following:
- the kctd9a gene encoding BTB/POZ domain-containing protein KCTD9a, with translation MRRVTLFVNGTSKNGKVVAVYGTLSDLLTVASNKLGIRACNLYNGKGGLIDDIALIRDDDVLYVSEGVAFIDPQSDGKTSDDISGSHTDWLTLNIGGRLFTTTRSTLVNKEPDSMLAHMFREKDVWGNKQDERGAYLIDRSPEYFEPILNYLRHGQIIVNEGINLLGVLEEARFFGIERLAEQLEVAIKISHPPEDHSPLSRKEFVRFLLATPTKSELRCQGLNFSGADLSRLDLRYINFKMANLSRCNLTYANLCCSNLERADLSGANLDGANLQGVKMLCSNAEGASLKGCNFEDPSGLKANLEGANLKGVDMEGSQMTGINLRVATLKNAKLKNCNLRGATLAGTDLENCDLSGCDLQEANLRGSNVKGAIFEEMLTPLHMSQSVR, from the exons ATGCGAAGGGTGACGCTTTTTGTCAACGGAACCTCCAAAAATGGCAAG GTTGTAGCCGTTTATGGGACTCTGTCTGATCTTTTGACAGTCGCCAGCAATAAATTGGGAATCAGGGCTTGTAACCTCTATAATGGGAAAGGTGGTCTTATAGATGACATTGCGCTCATCAG AGATGATGATGTGCTGTATGTGTCAGAAGGAGTCGCTTTCATCG ATCCTCAGAGTGATGGGAAAACATCAGATGACATCTCAGGATCACACACTGATTGGCTGACGTTGAATATTGGTGGGCGGCTTTTCACAACCACTAG GAGTACTCTTGTGAATAAGGAGCCTGACAGCATGCTGGCACACATGTTCAGAGAGAAGG ATGTATGGGGTAATAAGCAGGATGAACGAGGGGCTTACCTCATTGATCGCAGCCCAGAGTACTTTGAGCCCATCCTGAATTACCTGAGGCATGGACAGATCATTGTCAATGAAGGAATAAACTTACTCG gAGTACTGGAAGAAGCTCGATTCTTTGGGATAGAGCGACTGGCAGAGCAGCTTGAAGTCGCCATTAAG atttctcatccacctgaaGACCACTCTCCACTCTCCCGGAAAGAATTTGTTCGTTTTCTGCTGGCTACACCAACCAAATCAGAGCTACGCTGTCAG GGTCTTAATTTCAGTGGAGCGGACCTTTCTCGGCTGGACTTGCGCTATATTAATTTTAAGATGGCGAATCTGAGTCGATGCAATCTCACCTATGCAAACCTGTGCTGCTCAAACCTGGAGAGAGCGGACCTTTCCGGAGCCAACCTGGAT GGTGCTAATCTTCAGGGCGTGAAGATGCTGTGCTCCAACGCAGAGGGAGCGTCCCTTAAAGGATGTAACTTTGAGGATCCCTCTGGGCTCAAGGCAAATCTAGAGG GGGCTAATCTGAAAGGAGTTGACATGGAGGGCAGTCAGATGACTGGTATTAATCTGCGTGTGGCTACGCTGAAGAATGCTAAACTGAAGAACTGTAACCTGCGAGGTGCTACATTAGCCGGCACAGATCTTGAG aactgCGATCTCTCAGGCTGTGATCTACAGGAAGCGAATCTGCGTGGTTCAAATGTGAAAGGAGCCATCTTTGAGGAGATGCTGACTCCACTGCACATGTCCCAAAGTGTGAGATAA
- the ankrd39 gene encoding ankyrin repeat domain-containing protein 39: protein MDSHGSQCTCSAHRSTPSVHQTLEEMDFERGIWSAAMDGDVERVSALIKKGIDPNMRDQANYTALHYASRAGHLSVCESLLDCGACVNAQTRGGATPLHRAAYCGQHSVLKLLLDRGADPCLTDDDGSTPLHKAAEQRHFTVCELLVNRFPALRVVKNKRSLIPFDLCPEEDRVWEFLRPPQ from the exons ATGGATTCCCATGGAAGTCAATGCACCTGTAGTGCCCATCGCTCAACACCAAGCGTCCATCAAACTCTGGAGGAGATGGACTTTGAGAGAG GTATTTGGTCAGCTGCAATGGATGGAGATGTGGAGAGAGTCAGTGCGCTTATTAAAAAAGGGATTGATCCAAATATGAGGGACCAGGCAAACTACACTGCgttg CACTATGCCAGTCGAGCAGGTCATCTGTCGGTGTGTGAGTCGCTCCTGGACTGTGGGGCTTGTGTGAACGCCCAGACTCGTGGTGGGGCGACCCCCCTTCATAGGGCGGCTTACTGCGGCCAGCACAGTGTGCTCAAGCTACTGTTAGACCGTGGAGCCGATCCATGTCTGACTGATGATGATGGATCAACACCACTTCATAAG GCTGCTGAACAGAGGCATTTCACGGTTTGTGAGCTGTTGGTGAACCGCTTCCCAGCCTTGCGAGTTGTGAAGAATAAAAGATCACTCATACCTTTCGATCTCTGTCCAGAGGAGGACAGAGTTTGGGAGTTCCTGAGACCACCACAATGA